A DNA window from Setaria viridis chromosome 2, Setaria_viridis_v4.0, whole genome shotgun sequence contains the following coding sequences:
- the LOC117843572 gene encoding uncharacterized protein, with product MRGRLDLLPRLLFRRHAHRRSKPSSPPPPPPPPNPPRPPQKPDPVSIHGETWHDNYAWMGALSDAAAMRHMDVHMEAEEKYAEACLAACGADRLARKIQLEMASRLASDACTPPVRWGPWLYYRRTDEGKQYPVLCRRSAALHSEFVSYSDPSAGFDFTAGKRIEQKLVDYNKEAERFGGYSYEELSEVSPDHRFIAYTMYDKDKDSFTLMVRDLVTGTLCDKPRADWVSNISWAMDGKALVYIVTNEERRPHRLFCSMIGSNKDDILILEEPDENIFLNIRHTKDFRYITLNVFSDIHSKVYLIKASDPLSQMKLVWEGESQVHCIVEHHRGCLYLFTDAAREGVPVDSHYLMQSDVESSGPKSWKNVFIEEPGVILEDVDFCDTHMVLTLRQGRKLRLCAVNLPLTEGINVPAHLSDFHPFDLPLPSDVCQIVSGPNYDYCSSTMRFTISSPVMPDAVVDYNLLNGKWQIVQQQNMLHERTKALYGTAFAANMGRLSSDRADISIEDSEDCAWNELSEYYACEYYDVPSKDGVSVPLTLVYSQKHKQDGNPGLLHGHGAYGEILDKRWRSELKSLLDRGWVIAYADVRGGGGYGKKWHQEGSRTKKMNSVSDFVSCGEFLLDKGIIQENKLAGWGYSAGGLLVASAINTRPDLFRAAVLKVPFLDVCNTLLHPILPLTAIDYEEFGFPVDHEEFLAIRKYSPYDNIQRDVPYPAVFVTSSFNTRFGVWEAAKWVAKVREITQYDPERPVILNLTTDVVEESKYLQTKELALETAFLIKMVNNV from the exons ATGCGCGGCCGTCTCGACCTCCTCCCGCGCCTACTATTCCGCCGCCACGCCCACCGGCGCTCCAAGCCCTCGtccccaccgccccctccccctccccccaaccccccgcgcccgccgcagAAGCCGGACCCCGTCTCCATCCACGGGGAGACGTGGCACGACAACTACGCCTGGATGGGCGcgctctccgacgccgccgccatgcgccACATGGACGTCCACATGGAGGCCGAGGAGAAGTACGCCGAGGCCTGCCTCGCCGCCTGCGGCGCCGACCGCCTCGCCCGGAAGATCCAGCTCGAGATGGCCTCCCGCCTCGCCTCGGACGCCTGCACCCCGCCCGTCCGCTGGGGCCCCTGGCTCTACTACCGACGCACGGACGAGGGCAAGCAGTACCCCGTGCTCTGCCGCCGCTCCGCTGCGCTCCACAGTGAGTTTGTCTCGTACAGTGACCCCTCCGCGGGGTTCGACTTCACGGCTGGGAAGCGCATCGAGCAGAAATTGGTGGACTACAATAAGGAGGCCGAGCGGTTCGGAG GATACTCATATGAGGAGCTGTCTGAAGTATCTCCAGATCACAGGTTCATTGCATACACAATGTATGACAAAGATAAGGACTCCTTCACCTTGATGGTCAGGGACCTAGTAACAGGGACACTTTGTGATAAGCCTCGTGCTGATTGGGTATCAAATATTTCATGGGCTATGGACGGGAAAGCATTGGTTTATATTGTTACAAATGAGGAAAGAAGGCCACATCG atTATTTTGCAGCATGATTGGATCCAACAAGGATGACATTCTCATTTTGGAAGAACCTGATGAgaatatttttctaaatatcAGGCATACTAAGGATTTTCGTTATATAACGTTAAATGTATTTTCGGACATTCACTCAAAG GTGTATTTAATAAAAGCTTCCGATCCCTTGTCCCAAATGAAACTTGTATGGGAAGGGGAATCCCAAGTTCATTGCATTGTTGAACATCATCGCGGAtgtctttatttatttacaGATGCTGCAAGAGAAGGTGTCCCTGTTGATTCACATTATCTAATGCAGTCTGATGTGGAATCTTCTGGGCCTAAGAGTTGGAAG AATGTTTTTATCGAGGAACCTGGTGTCATTCTTGAAGATGTTGATTTTTGTGATACTCATATGGTGCTCACGTTGAGACAAGGCAGAAAACTTAGACTCTGTGCAGTTAATTTGCCTCTAACTGAGGGCATCAAT GTACCTGCTCATCTATCTGATTTCCACCCATTTGACCTGCCTCTTCCCAGTGATGTGTGTCAGATTGTATCTGGGCCGAATTATGATTATTGTTCCTCAACAATGCGTTTCACAATATCATCACCTGTG ATGCCTGATGCTGTTGTTGACTACAACTTACTGAACGGAAAGTGGCAGATAGTACAACAACAAAACATGCTTCATGAGCGAACAAAAGCACTATATGGTACTGCTTTTGCTGCAAATATGGGCAGGCTATCCTCAGATAGAGCTGATATTTCAATTGAAGATTCTGAAGATTGTGCTTGGAATGAGCTCTCTGAATACTATGCTTGTGAATACTACGATGTTCCATCAAAGGATGGCGTTTCGGTTCCCCTTACTTTAGTATATTCACAGAAGCATAAGCAAGACGGAAATCCAGGATTACTTCATGGACATGGTGCTTATGGTGAGATTCTGGATAAACGTTGGCGCAGTGAGTTAAAGAGCTTACTGGATCGTGGTTGGGTGATTGCATATGCTGATGTTAG GGGTGGTGGAGGTTATGGTAAGAAGTGGCACCAAGAAGGTTCACGTACCAAAAAAATGAATTCTGTGTCTGATTTTGTTTCTTGTGGAGAGTTTCTTCTTGACAAGGGCATCATACAAGAAAATAAGCTTGCTGGATGGGGATATAGTGCTGGAGGACTTCTAGTGGCTTCAGCAATTAATACTCGTCCAGATTTGTTTCGTGCTGCTGTTTTGAAG GTCCCTTTCTTGGATGTTTGCAACACCCTTCTCCATCCTATTCTACCTCTTACAGCCATTGATTATGAAGAGTTTGGGTTCCCTGTGGACCATGAAGAGTTCCTTGCAATCAGAAAGTATTCTCCTTATGATAACATTCAGAGGGATGTTCCTTATCCAGCTGTGTTTGTGACATCATCATTTAATACAAG GTTTGGTGTATGGGAAGCAGCTAAATGGGTTGCAAAAGTCCGTGAAATTACTCAATATGATCCAGAGAGGCCTGTGATTCTCAACTTGACTACAGATGTTGTAGAAGAAAGCAAGTATTTGCAGACTAAGGAATTGGCGTTGGAAACTGCTTTCTTAATCAAGATGGTAAACAATGTGTGA
- the LOC117844964 gene encoding uncharacterized protein has translation MNLAAFCSLATPKPAALPGHEMPLNPSSAFCSSLLCRSLRASLRRISPMASAAAPTSAPAIAAENGAAKATEQRPVQVAKRLEKFKTTIFTQMSMLAIKHGAINLGQGFPNFDGPDFVKEAAIQAINAGKNQYARGFGVPELNSAIAERFLKDSGLQVDPEKEVTVTSGCTEAIAATILGLINPGDEVILFAPFYDSYEATLSMAGANVKALTLRAPDFAVPLEELKAAVSKNTKAIMINTPHNPTGKMFTREELEFIATLCKDNDVLLFSDEVYDKLAFEADHISMASIPGMYERTVTMNSLGKTFSLTGWKIGWAIAPPHLTWGLRQAHSFLTFATCTPMQAAAAAALRAPDSYYEELKRDYGAKKAILLEGLKAAGFIVYPSSGTYFIMVDHTPFGFHNDIEFCEYLIREVGVAAIPPSVFYLNPEEGKNLVRFTFCKDEDTLRAAVERMKTKLRKK, from the exons ATGAATCTAGCCGCCTTCTGCTCCCTTGCCACGCCCAAGCCCGCGGCCCTCCCCGGCCATGAGATGCCATTAAATCCCTCCTCCGCTTTCTGCTCCTCGCTGCTCTGCCGCTCGCTCCGCGCGTCCCTCCGGAGGATCTCCCCgatggcctccgccgccgcccccacctccgcgcccgccatcgccgccgagaACGGTGCCGCGAAGGCGACGGAGCAGCGGCCCGTCCAG GTGGCGAAGCGATTGGAAAAGTTTAAGACAACAATTTTCACTCAGATGAGCATGCTGGCCATCAAGCATGGCGCAATAAACCTCGGCCAGGGCTTTCCGAATTTTGATGGCCCAGACTTTGTGAAAGAGGCTGCTATTCAAGCTATCAATGCTGGGAAGAATCAGTATGCCAGAGGGTTTGGTGTGCCAGAGCTGAACTCAGCTATTGCTGAAAGGTTCCTGAAGGACAGTGGATTGCAAGTTGACCCAGAGAAAGAAGTCACTGTTACATCTGGATGCACTGAAGCGATAGCTGCAACAATACTGGGTCTGATCAACCCTGGTGACGAGGTGATATTGTTCGCTCCATTCTACGACTCATATGAGGCCACACTATCAATGGCCGGTGCCAATGTAAAGGCCCTTACCCTCCGAGCTCCAGATTTCGCAGTTCCGCTTGAAGAGCTAAAGGCTGCAGTCTCCAAGAACACCAAAGCAATAATGATAAACACACCACATAATCCAACTGGGAAAATGTTCACGAGGGAGGAACTTGAATTTATTGCCACCCTCTGCAAGGACAATGATGTTTTGCTGTTTTCTGATGAGGTCTATGACAAGTTGGCATTTGAGGCTGATCATATATCAATGGCTTCTATTCCTGGCATGTATGAGAGGACTGTGACCATGAACTCTCTGGGGAAGACATTCTCTCTAACAGGATGGAAGATTGGGTGGGCAATTGCACCGCCACACCTGACATGGGGTCTAAGGCAAGCACACTCATTCCTCACATTTGCCACCTGCACTCCAATgcaagcagcagctgcagcagctctAAGAGCACCAGATAGTTACTATGAGGAACTGAAGAGGGACTATGGTGCAAAGAAAGCTATACTATTAGAAGGACTAAAAGCCGCGGGTTTTATTGTTTACCCATCAAGTGGGACATACTTCATCATGGTCGATCACACCCCGTTCGGTTTTCACAATGACATAGAGTTCTGCGAGTACTTAATTCGTGAAGTTGGCGTTGCCGCCATACCACCAAGCGTGTTTTACCTGAACCCTGAGGAGGGGAAGAACCTGGTGAGGTTCACCTTCTGCAAGGACGAAGATACGCTGAGGGCAGCGGTTGAGCGGATGAAGACGAAGCTGAGGAAGAAATGA
- the LOC117842019 gene encoding uncharacterized protein, which translates to MDGHGGGAGPGGAGKLTRTPSSLLRSPTVRNCSSFQAVVVEDPEPDDKKAQAHPKASPHQFHPGAGPAHPLLVLALPLAFLLLLLLLRGGDGHHLALLAASAAAALGAAAGAARLLRGRIRLRRSPGSGSVQWFIGDDDDKPQKRADKAAAAHGRVVREGVEFYSNGDCYEGEFHKGRCNGSGVYNFFGKGKYEGDWVDGKYDGYGIESWARGSRYRGQYRQGLRHGHGVYRFYSGDCYAGEWAGGQSHGIGAQTCSDGSSYLGEFKCGVKHGLGSYHFRNGDRYAGEYFGDKIHGFGVYSFANGHCYEGSWHEGKKQGFGMYTFRNGDKRSGDWDSGTLKTPLPPSDPAVQRAVQAAQRAAEDAFRLPRVDEQVHKAVMAANRAATAARVAAIKAVQNRMDGKFCDTYV; encoded by the exons atggacggccacggcggcggggcggggcccggcggcgcgggcaaGCTGACGCGGACGCCCTCTTCGCTGCTGCGCTCCCCCACGGTGCGGAACTGCTCCTCGTTCCAGGCCGTGGTGGTCGAGGACCCGGAGCCCGACGACAAGAAGGCCCAGGCGCACCCCAAGGCCTCGCCCCACCAGTTCcaccccggcgccggccccgcccaCCCACTCCTCGTCCTCGCGCTCCCGCTCGccttcctgctcctgctcctcctgctccgcggcggggacggccaccacctcgccctcctcgcggcctccgcggccgccgcgctcggcgccgcggcgggggccgcgcgCCTGCTCCGGGGCCGCATCCGCCTGCGCCGCTCGCCCGGGTCGGGGTCCGTGCAGTGGTTcatcggcgacgacgacgacaagccCCAGAAGCGGGCGgacaaggccgccgccgcgcacggccGCGTCGTGCGCGAGGGCGTCGAGTTCTACAGCAATGGGGACTGCTACGAGGGCGAGTTCCACAAGGGCCGCTGCAACGGCAGCGGCGTCTACAACTTCTTCGGCAAGGGCAAGTACGAGGGCGACTGGGTCGACGGCAAGTACGACGGCTACGGCATCGAGAGCTGGGCGCGCGGCAGCCGATACCGCGGCCAGTACCGCCAGGGCCtccgccacggccacggcgtcTACCGCTTCTACAGCGGCGACTGCTACGCGGGCGAGTGGGCCGGCGGACAGAGCCACGGCATCGGGGCGCAGACCTGCTCCGACGGGAGCTCATACCTCGGGGAATTCAAGTGCGGCGTCAAGCACGGCCTCGGGAGCTACCATTTCAG AAATGGTGATCGATACGCCGGTGAGTACTTTGGGGACAAGATCCACGGGTTCGGTGTCTACAGCTTCGCCAATGGCCATTGCTACGAAGGCTCCTGGCACGAAGGCAAGAAGCAGGGATTTGGGATGTACACGTTCCGGAACGGCGACAAGCGATCGGGGGACTGGGATTCTGGGACTCTCAAGACTCCCTTGCCTCCATCTGATCCTGCTGTTCAGCGTGCAGTGCAG GCTGCTCAGCGGGCTGCAGAGGACGCCTTTCGCCTTCCCAGAGTGGATGAGCAGGTGCACAAGGCGGTCATGGCCGCGAACAGGGCAGCCACGGCTGCTCGTGTGGCAGCGATCAAGGCAGTCCAGAACAGGATGGATGGCAAATTTTGTGATACCTATGTGTGA